One part of the Bacteroidota bacterium genome encodes these proteins:
- the prmC gene encoding peptide chain release factor N(5)-glutamine methyltransferase, giving the protein MNEYLGFTRRHLQLKANQSLGAKETERFKTILSQLKNHKPIQYILGHTEFYGLKIRVNKHVLIPRPETEELVEEIIENTDDKKLELNILDIGTGSGCIAIALKKNLPESTVSAIDISDEALLVAKENSILNHTLINFLQADILGVNNTSTHQLNNFDIIVSNPPYIRISEKEKMSNNVLGYEPHLALFVNDNDPLIFYTAIVDFALQNLSPDGKLYFEINEALGGEVKKLLEGKGFKNVKVKKDMSGKDRLAIGSK; this is encoded by the coding sequence AGCTAAAGGCAAATCAATCTCTCGGAGCAAAAGAAACCGAAAGATTTAAAACCATTCTTTCTCAATTAAAGAATCACAAACCTATTCAATATATTCTCGGACACACAGAGTTTTATGGATTGAAAATAAGAGTCAACAAGCATGTTTTAATTCCAAGACCTGAGACAGAAGAACTAGTTGAAGAGATTATTGAGAATACAGATGATAAGAAGCTGGAATTAAATATACTGGATATAGGAACTGGAAGTGGATGTATTGCCATCGCTTTGAAAAAAAATCTTCCTGAATCCACTGTTTCCGCGATTGATATTTCTGACGAAGCTTTGTTGGTTGCAAAAGAAAATTCAATTCTGAATCATACGCTGATAAATTTTCTGCAGGCAGACATTCTTGGAGTCAATAACACATCAACTCATCAGCTCAACAACTTTGATATTATCGTTTCCAATCCTCCTTACATCCGGATTTCAGAAAAAGAAAAGATGAGCAATAATGTTCTGGGCTACGAGCCGCACCTCGCTTTGTTTGTGAATGATAATGACCCTTTGATCTTTTATACAGCGATTGTTGATTTCGCTTTGCAGAATCTTTCACCTGATGGAAAACTTTATTTTGAAATTAACGAAGCACTTGGTGGTGAAGTGAAAAAACTTCTGGAAGGAAAGGGTTTTAAGAATGTTAAAGTAAAAAAAGATATGAGTGGAAAGGATAGGCTTGCGATCGGCAGTAAATAA
- the ligA gene encoding NAD-dependent DNA ligase LigA — protein sequence MIKDQAKKKIEQLSKELEEHNYKYYVLAKPSISDYDFDMKLEELVKLEKEFPELLLSDSPSQRVGGMITKEFKAIKHEYAFLSLSNSYSKDDLKDFDERVRKGVAGQIEYVCELKYDGVAIGLKYENGKLVQAVTRGDGEQGDEITTNAKTIRAVPLRLSPPSKGGQGGFSFPDKFEIRGEVFMTRKTFDAINKEKAEAGDALLANPRNSTAGTLKMQDSAEVARRKLDCFMYMLYGKELPFKNHYESLKEAKKWGFKVPDYISKCKTLDDVFEFIDIWDKDRHKLPFDIDGVVIKVNSYEQQKVLGFTAKSPRWAIAYKFKTETASTILEEITYQVGRTGAITPVANLKPVKLGGTTVKRASLHNADIIEKLDVRVGDTVYVEKGGEIIPKIVGVDLKKRPSNAHKTKYISECPECGTELVRGEDEANHYCPNEWGCPPQIKGKMSHFTSRKAMNIDSLGEETIEMLYEKGFVKNIADIYELKKYKEELMNIERMGEKSVSNLLAGIEESKQVPFERVLYALGIRHVGETLAKKLARQLRDIDSIMDATEEQLTATNDVGGQVAKSLIDFFSEKKNIELVQRLKKYGLQFESQTTQLTQSTKLTGLTFVVSGVFTKFSRDDLKAAIEQNGGKVAGSVSGKTSYLLAGENMGPEKLKKAEKLGVKIIDENEFGEMIK from the coding sequence ATGATAAAAGACCAGGCAAAGAAAAAAATAGAACAACTCTCCAAAGAACTGGAAGAGCACAACTATAAATATTATGTGCTTGCCAAGCCAAGCATCAGCGATTATGATTTCGATATGAAACTGGAGGAGCTTGTGAAACTTGAGAAAGAGTTCCCCGAGTTGCTGCTGTCTGACTCTCCTTCACAAAGAGTTGGCGGAATGATTACCAAAGAATTCAAAGCGATAAAACATGAGTATGCTTTTCTCTCACTAAGCAACTCTTATTCAAAAGATGATCTGAAAGATTTTGATGAACGAGTTCGCAAAGGAGTGGCAGGACAAATTGAATACGTGTGCGAATTGAAATACGATGGAGTTGCTATCGGCTTGAAATATGAGAATGGAAAATTAGTTCAGGCAGTTACGCGAGGTGACGGTGAACAGGGCGATGAAATCACTACGAATGCAAAAACAATTCGTGCAGTTCCGCTGCGGCTTTCTCCCCCTTCGAAAGGGGGGCAGGGGGGATTTTCTTTTCCTGACAAATTTGAAATTCGCGGAGAAGTTTTCATGACACGAAAAACATTTGACGCTATTAATAAAGAAAAAGCAGAAGCCGGTGATGCGCTGCTTGCCAATCCGCGCAACTCAACAGCCGGCACTCTTAAAATGCAGGACTCTGCCGAAGTAGCGCGCAGAAAACTGGATTGCTTCATGTATATGCTTTATGGAAAAGAACTGCCGTTTAAAAATCATTATGAGAGTTTGAAAGAAGCGAAGAAGTGGGGATTCAAGGTGCCGGATTATATTTCCAAATGCAAAACGCTGGATGATGTTTTTGAGTTCATTGATATCTGGGATAAAGACCGACACAAACTTCCGTTTGACATTGACGGAGTCGTCATCAAAGTTAATTCTTACGAACAACAAAAAGTGCTGGGCTTCACGGCAAAATCTCCGCGATGGGCGATTGCATACAAGTTCAAGACAGAAACAGCATCCACTATTCTGGAAGAAATCACTTATCAGGTGGGAAGAACAGGAGCCATCACGCCTGTTGCAAATCTGAAACCTGTTAAGTTGGGTGGAACAACCGTGAAGCGCGCTTCCTTGCACAATGCGGATATCATAGAGAAACTAGATGTGCGCGTGGGCGATACAGTGTATGTGGAAAAAGGCGGAGAAATAATTCCGAAAATAGTTGGAGTTGATTTGAAGAAGCGCCCATCGAATGCACATAAGACAAAATATATTTCTGAATGCCCCGAATGCGGAACTGAATTAGTAAGAGGAGAAGATGAAGCAAATCATTACTGCCCGAATGAATGGGGATGTCCGCCACAGATAAAAGGAAAGATGAGTCACTTTACTTCGCGCAAGGCGATGAACATTGATTCGCTTGGAGAAGAGACGATTGAAATGCTCTATGAGAAAGGGTTTGTGAAGAACATTGCCGATATCTACGAACTGAAGAAGTATAAAGAAGAACTGATGAACATAGAGCGCATGGGAGAAAAATCTGTGAGCAATCTGCTGGCAGGAATAGAGGAATCAAAACAGGTTCCGTTTGAGAGAGTGTTGTATGCGCTGGGAATACGACATGTGGGGGAAACGCTTGCGAAGAAACTAGCGCGACAGTTAAGAGATATTGATTCTATCATGGACGCAACCGAAGAACAACTCACCGCGACAAATGATGTGGGAGGACAAGTGGCAAAGAGCTTAATAGATTTTTTTAGCGAAAAGAAAAATATTGAACTTGTACAGAGATTAAAAAAATACGGACTCCAATTTGAATCTCAGACAACCCAATTAACTCAATCAACCAAATTAACCGGTCTTACTTTTGTGGTTTCAGGCGTGTTCACCAAATTCTCGCGCGATGATCTGAAAGCCGCGATTGAACAGAACGGAGGAAAAGTGGCTGGTTCTGTATCGGGAAAGACAAGCTACCTTCTAGCAGGAGAAAACATGGGACCGGAAAAACTCAAGAAAGCGGAGAAACTCGGAGTGAAGATTATTGATGAGAATGAGTTTGGAGAAATGATAAAGTAA
- a CDS encoding LysM peptidoglycan-binding domain-containing protein encodes MERTKEDLEKEKLQGEIKNLKRWWVQPFLSIVGLLIILITAFNTNISAFLKIKSFEIKEQKLSKDLDSTGRVLRCTLDTLKKMQTAFEISNRNMEDYQKRIKIAVDTIKTKDGLLLFYKKQLDVAMKSLSRKNILKRTGHFLLNEDGNILTTDDGIPIVVGSESGWAQYKAEEGDTIDSIANKLGVSVDDLLSENPELKKHGLSVGMILNFFVSRP; translated from the coding sequence ATGGAAAGAACTAAAGAAGACCTTGAAAAGGAAAAACTACAAGGTGAAATTAAAAATCTAAAAAGATGGTGGGTACAGCCATTTTTATCCATAGTAGGACTTTTAATTATCCTAATAACCGCTTTTAATACAAATATTAGTGCGTTTTTGAAAATAAAATCTTTTGAAATAAAAGAACAGAAATTGTCCAAGGATTTAGATAGCACAGGTCGAGTCTTACGTTGTACTCTTGATACTTTAAAAAAAATGCAAACAGCATTCGAAATTAGTAACAGAAATATGGAAGATTATCAAAAGCGAATCAAAATAGCTGTGGATACAATAAAAACAAAAGATGGACTATTATTGTTTTATAAAAAACAACTTGATGTTGCGATGAAATCTTTATCACGGAAAAATATTCTAAAGCGCACAGGTCATTTTTTATTAAATGAGGACGGTAATATTCTTACCACAGATGATGGGATACCAATAGTTGTCGGGTCAGAAAGTGGTTGGGCGCAGTATAAAGCGGAAGAAGGAGATACTATTGATTCTATTGCTAATAAGTTAGGAGTTTCTGTAGATGATTTATTATCTGAGAATCCGGAATTGAAAAAACATGGGCTTTCTGTTGGTATGATATTAAATTTTTTTGTTTCTCGACCTTAA